The DNA region GGGCGAGGCCGAAGACCAGGCCCTGGCCGAGGGTCCAGCCCCAGGCGAAGGCCAGGCCGATGCCCATGGCGGTCGCCGCCGTGATCTGCACCACCGCGCCGGGCAGGGCGATGGAGCGCACGGCCATCAGGTCCTTGAAGGAGAAGTGCAGCCCGACCCCGAACATCAGCAGGATGACGCCGATCTCGGCGAGCTGACCCGTGAGGTTGCTGTCGCCCACGAAGCCCGGCGTGTAGGGGCCGACGAGGACGCCCGCGACCAGGTAACCGACCAGCGGCGGCAGCCTGAGGCGCTGCGCGACCATCCCGCAGATGAAGGCGAGGGTCAGCCCGAGGGCGATGACGGCGATCAGTTCGGTCGCGTGCGGCACAGGGTCTTCACCTCCGAGGGCTGATGCGGGTCGGGCGGAGCGACCCTTTCCGAATGGCGGTCGCGTTTCAACGCTCTTCCGGCCGAACGTCGGCGCGAACCGTCGTCGGCGATCCCCGCGTCCCCTTCGCGCGTTGCGAGGCCACCGCCCGTCGAGCCTCGACGGTCGTTCGGCGTACTGTCCCGCGACACGGCGGCGGGCGTCGCCCGCGTCCGCGCGTCCCGATCGCCCATCGTGCAGACATCCGGCGCGCGGTCGAGGGCCGAGGCGGGTCGGGGCGGGACGATCGGCCGGGACCTGGAACCCGCGGCCTCGCCGCTGCCGGAACCGGGCGCCTCGTCAGGGCCCGCGCCGGGGGAGCGGTGCCGCCCGCTCGAGGTGTGGTAGTCTGACCGGGATGCGCGACTCCGTCACGCGGCCCCGGAAGCGGGCGCGCGTCCGGACGCAGCAGGGTCGGGTATTGCTCTACCTGTCCGTGAGGATCGACGTGAGATCCGTGAACCCCTGGGCCTCGCTGGTGAGCAGGGCCACGAGCAGCAAGCACAGGCCGCCCAGGAGTGCGACCCCGGCCGTGGCTCCGACCAGATCCGACGTCCGAATGGTCGGTTCAGCTTGACGGCTGAACAGCAAAGCTCGCCCTTTGCGAGTGTTCGGATACGTGCGGCTCACGCGATGCCTCCAGAGATCGAGGCCCCTTGTATTAACGTTCACATGATCGGCCCTTCATCCGCGCAGGAGCCGTGAGCATTGCAAATCGCGTGCGCTGGCGCACGTCAACGATCTGGAAAGAGGATGATTTACCTTCCCTCGATTGTCCGGGTCTTGGTCGCGGGCGGCTGCTGCTCTTCGGGAACAGTGTCAGCCACCGGGCGCCGATCATGCTGACGACCCTGCTCGCCGCGATGATCCGGGAGGTCCCCGTCGTCTGGTCGACCTCGGTCGATGACGGACTGGTCGATCGCGTGAAGCCCGACCTCGTGCTGACCGAGATGGCCGAGCGGTTTCTCCATCAGACCGTCGAGGACGACTTCGCTGTCTCGGTGTACGCGCGCGGGAGGTTCGGCGCCGATCTGTCAGAGGTGTCGCGGCGCGGGTCGCCGGGCATGCCTCGGCCGTGACAGCGGGGCGGCGCCGGTCGCGCGAAGCTTCGCCGCATGGGCAAGGCGCGGGGCTAACGCGGCCCGCTGCCTTCGACCGTCGTCGGTGAACCGAGCCAGCCCTTCGCCGCCGCCGCCGCGCGGAGGATCTCCTTGGCCGGCTCGTACTTGAGACGAAGCCGCTCGCGGGTCTCCGCGGGCAGGAGCGCCAGACGCCCGAGATCCGAATTGTCCTCGAGGTCGGCGAGCTTGACGAGGGTCGCCCGGAGGGTGCCCACTTTCGCGATGTTGTTGATCCAGGCCGCGTAGGTGACGCGCCCACCGGGCTTCGTGAGCATGGCGACGGAGGTCAGCACGTTGTCGCTGAAGCCCTCCTTGGCCAAGTGGCCGAACCCGTAGCTGGTATCCTCGACCACGTCGTGCAGCCATGCGGCTTGCGCCGCCTCGTCCCGCTCCAGGTCGGACCAGAACGGGCACCCCTCTGACAGCCTGAGCACGCCGGCAACGACCCGCGCCAGATGCTCGGTGTACGGCCG from Methylobacterium sp. NMS14P includes:
- a CDS encoding metal-dependent phosphohydrolase is translated as MILPPLRRTAADARTVATVVHEGQVDKAGRPYTEHLARVVAGVLRLSEGCPFWSDLERDEAAQAAWLHDVVEDTSYGFGHLAKEGFSDNVLTSVAMLTKPGGRVTYAAWINNIAKVGTLRATLVKLADLEDNSDLGRLALLPAETRERLRLKYEPAKEILRAAAAAKGWLGSPTTVEGSGPR